In Phenylobacterium zucineum HLK1, one DNA window encodes the following:
- the rplM gene encoding 50S ribosomal protein L13 produces MKATTASLKPAEVEKKWIVIDAKDAVVGRLASFIAMRLRGKHRPDYTPHVDCGDFVVVVNADKVKFTGKKLSDKIFYWHTGHPGGVKQRTAGQILEGKYPERVLEKAVERMLPKESPLARKQMTHLRIYTGEEHPHAAQNPETIAFAELNAKNVRSA; encoded by the coding sequence TTGAAGGCTACGACGGCTTCGCTGAAGCCCGCCGAGGTCGAGAAGAAGTGGATCGTGATCGACGCCAAGGACGCCGTCGTCGGCCGTCTCGCGTCGTTCATCGCCATGCGTCTTCGCGGCAAGCATCGGCCCGACTACACCCCGCACGTCGACTGCGGCGACTTCGTCGTCGTCGTGAACGCCGACAAGGTGAAGTTCACCGGCAAGAAGCTGTCGGACAAGATCTTCTACTGGCACACCGGCCATCCGGGCGGCGTGAAGCAGCGCACCGCCGGCCAGATCCTCGAGGGCAAGTACCCCGAGCGGGTCCTGGAGAAGGCCGTCGAGCGCATGCTGCCCAAGGAAAGCCCGCTGGCCCGCAAGCAGATGACGCACCTGCGCATCTACACGGGCGAGGAGCATCCGCATGCGGCCCAGAACCCCGAGACCATCGCGTTCGCCGAGCTGAACGCCAAGAACGTGCGGAGCGCGTAA
- a CDS encoding DUF4142 domain-containing protein, with the protein MSDDKERGGLKGLADKAQDMVGGMVGMASASTAGSHNTEAFIANACMGDLYEVEAGRLAMQRARSDDVRMFGEMMVEHHTTAMHQMRSALRSREVTDALPGAAPTMELDDRRAGMLKHLQDAPDDDFDKMYLDQQRMAHQETVALHKGYAEHGDNPQLRSVALGGLPMVERHLKALGRIGVH; encoded by the coding sequence ATGTCCGACGACAAGGAACGCGGCGGCCTGAAGGGGCTCGCCGACAAGGCCCAGGACATGGTGGGCGGGATGGTCGGCATGGCCTCGGCCTCCACCGCCGGCTCGCACAACACCGAGGCCTTCATCGCCAACGCCTGCATGGGCGACCTCTACGAAGTCGAGGCCGGACGCCTGGCCATGCAGCGGGCGCGCTCGGACGACGTGCGGATGTTCGGCGAGATGATGGTCGAGCACCACACCACGGCCATGCACCAGATGCGTTCGGCCCTGCGCAGCCGCGAGGTGACCGACGCCCTGCCGGGCGCCGCCCCGACGATGGAGCTCGACGACCGCCGCGCCGGGATGCTGAAGCACCTGCAGGACGCGCCCGACGACGACTTCGACAAGATGTACCTCGACCAGCAGCGGATGGCCCACCAGGAGACCGTGGCGCTGCACAAGGGCTACGCCGAGCACGGCGACAATCCGCAGCTCCGTTCCGTGGCCCTGGGCGGCCTGCCGATGGTCGAGCGGCACCTCAAGGCCCTGGGACGCATCGGCGTCCACTGA
- the rpsI gene encoding 30S ribosomal protein S9, with the protein MSEATTTEATGFDALKGLGTQEEAVVREPKIDAQGRAYATGKRKNAVARVWIKPGKGKVTINGRDQEVYFARPVLRMMIAQPLQVADRLGQFDVDVTVEGSGLSGQAGAVRHGIAKALTYYEPGLRAVLKPHGFLTRDPRVVERKKYGKAKARRSFQFSKR; encoded by the coding sequence ATGAGCGAAGCCACCACGACCGAAGCCACCGGCTTCGACGCCCTGAAGGGCCTCGGCACCCAGGAAGAAGCCGTCGTCCGCGAACCCAAGATCGACGCTCAGGGCCGCGCCTACGCCACCGGCAAGCGGAAGAACGCCGTCGCCCGCGTGTGGATCAAGCCCGGCAAGGGCAAGGTCACCATCAACGGCCGCGACCAGGAGGTCTACTTCGCCCGCCCGGTGCTGCGGATGATGATCGCCCAGCCGCTGCAGGTCGCCGACCGCCTCGGCCAGTTCGACGTCGACGTGACCGTGGAAGGCTCGGGCCTGTCCGGTCAGGCCGGCGCCGTGCGCCACGGCATCGCCAAGGCGCTGACCTACTACGAGCCGGGCCTGCGCGCCGTCCTGAAGCCGCACGGCTTCCTGACCCGCGACCCGCGCGTCGTCGAGCGGAAGAAGTACGGCAAGGCCAAGGCCCGCCGCAGCTTCCAGTTCTCGAAGCGCTAA
- a CDS encoding DUF1700 domain-containing protein translates to MTRQAFIARLREGLRGLPPQAVADIVADYETHFTEGEAAGRTEAEVAAALGDPDRLARELRAEATLARWREERSPSSAAAAIFAVLGLGAIDILILLPILMGIGGALFGLYIAAIAGFFAGGVVFAAAPFVDPPGGPVAGVLAGIGIMAGSASVGAVLTLVTIGLINALVWYGRLHYRLLKPALEPQA, encoded by the coding sequence ATGACACGCCAGGCTTTCATCGCCCGGCTGCGGGAGGGCCTGCGCGGCCTGCCCCCGCAGGCGGTGGCCGATATCGTCGCCGACTACGAGACCCACTTCACCGAGGGCGAGGCCGCCGGCCGCACCGAGGCCGAGGTGGCCGCGGCCCTGGGCGACCCTGACCGGCTGGCCCGGGAACTGCGGGCCGAGGCCACCCTCGCCCGCTGGCGCGAGGAGCGCAGCCCCTCGTCGGCCGCGGCGGCGATCTTCGCCGTGCTGGGCCTGGGCGCGATCGACATCCTCATCCTGCTGCCGATCCTCATGGGGATCGGCGGGGCGCTGTTCGGTCTCTACATCGCCGCCATCGCGGGCTTCTTCGCCGGCGGGGTGGTGTTCGCCGCCGCGCCGTTCGTCGATCCGCCCGGCGGACCGGTGGCCGGCGTCCTGGCCGGCATCGGCATCATGGCCGGATCGGCCTCGGTCGGCGCGGTGCTGACCCTGGTCACGATCGGCCTCATCAACGCGCTCGTCTGGTACGGCCGGCTCCACTACCGCCTGCTGAAGCCGGCGCTCGAGCCCCAGGCCTAA
- a CDS encoding LL-diaminopimelate aminotransferase, which translates to MTPEFHRIRRLPPYVFEEVNRIKARLRGQGVDIIDFGMGNPDMPTPKHIVEKLIETARHPKAGRYSASKGIPGLRKAMAGYYGRRFGVKLNPDTEVIATLGSKEGFANLAQALTAPGDVIVCPNPAYPIHAYGFIMAGGVIRHVPAGSPEEYLSGISRAVKHSAPPPSVLIVSYPSNPTAQWVDLDFYREVISLAKKHDMLVLSDIAYSEIYFENNPPPSILQVEGAKDIAVEVNSLSKTYAMAGWRVGMVVGNERMCAALARVKSYLDYGAYTPIQVAAAAALNGPQDCVEEIRQIYKGRRDCLVESMRRAGWDIPAPPASMFAWAPLPEQYKEAGSMLFSKLLVEEAGVAVAPGIAFGEYGEGYVRIGLVENEQRIRQAARNVKKFLANADEILGRAHNTMAAQ; encoded by the coding sequence ATGACCCCCGAGTTCCACCGGATCCGACGCCTCCCTCCCTACGTCTTCGAGGAGGTCAACCGCATCAAGGCCCGCCTGCGCGGCCAGGGCGTCGACATCATCGATTTCGGCATGGGCAATCCCGACATGCCGACCCCCAAGCACATCGTCGAGAAGCTGATCGAGACGGCCCGGCACCCCAAGGCCGGCCGCTATTCGGCCTCGAAGGGCATTCCCGGCCTGCGCAAGGCCATGGCCGGCTATTACGGCCGCCGCTTCGGCGTGAAGCTGAACCCCGACACCGAGGTGATCGCCACCCTGGGCTCGAAGGAGGGCTTCGCCAACCTCGCCCAGGCGCTGACCGCCCCCGGCGACGTGATCGTCTGCCCGAACCCGGCCTATCCGATCCACGCCTACGGCTTCATCATGGCCGGCGGGGTGATCCGCCACGTGCCGGCCGGCAGCCCCGAGGAATACCTGTCGGGCATCAGCCGGGCGGTGAAGCACTCGGCCCCGCCGCCGAGCGTGCTGATCGTCAGCTACCCGTCGAACCCGACCGCCCAGTGGGTGGACCTCGACTTCTACCGCGAGGTCATCTCGCTGGCGAAGAAGCACGACATGCTCGTACTGTCGGACATCGCCTATTCCGAGATCTACTTCGAGAACAACCCGCCGCCGTCGATCCTGCAGGTCGAGGGCGCGAAGGACATCGCCGTCGAGGTCAACTCGCTGTCCAAGACCTACGCCATGGCCGGCTGGCGTGTGGGCATGGTGGTGGGCAACGAGCGGATGTGCGCGGCGCTCGCGCGGGTGAAGTCGTACCTCGACTACGGCGCCTACACGCCCATCCAGGTGGCCGCCGCCGCGGCGCTGAACGGGCCGCAGGACTGCGTCGAGGAGATCCGCCAGATCTACAAGGGCCGCCGGGACTGCCTGGTGGAGTCCATGCGCCGCGCCGGCTGGGACATCCCCGCGCCGCCGGCCTCGATGTTCGCCTGGGCGCCGCTGCCGGAGCAATATAAGGAAGCCGGCTCCATGCTGTTCTCCAAGCTCCTGGTCGAGGAAGCCGGCGTCGCCGTCGCCCCGGGCATCGCCTTCGGCGAGTACGGCGAGGGCTATGTGCGCATCGGCCTCGTGGAGAACGAGCAGCGGATCCGCCAGGCGGCCCGCAACGTGAAGAAGTTCCTGGCCAACGCGGACGAGATCCTCGGGCGGGCCCACAACACCATGGCGGCGCAATGA
- a CDS encoding MerR family transcriptional regulator — MAKGPDAFRTISEAAEELNVPQHVLRFWETKFAFIRPMKRAGGRRFYRPADIAVLRGVRRLLHDEGYTIKGVQKLHREQGLKRLVAAGEGMSAAAPPAPSAGSPAARGDTDALLTALRDLEAAKRRLDDLLKG; from the coding sequence GTGGCCAAGGGCCCGGACGCCTTCCGCACCATCTCGGAAGCGGCCGAAGAGCTGAACGTGCCGCAGCATGTCCTGCGGTTCTGGGAGACCAAGTTCGCCTTCATCCGGCCCATGAAACGGGCGGGCGGGCGGCGGTTCTACCGACCCGCCGACATCGCCGTGCTGCGCGGGGTGCGCCGCCTGCTGCACGACGAAGGCTACACCATCAAGGGCGTCCAGAAGCTGCACCGCGAGCAGGGGCTGAAGCGCCTCGTCGCGGCGGGGGAGGGTATGTCCGCCGCCGCGCCGCCCGCGCCGTCGGCCGGGTCACCCGCGGCCCGCGGCGACACCGACGCCCTGTTGACCGCCCTGCGCGATCTCGAGGCCGCCAAGCGTCGCCTGGACGACCTGCTCAAAGGCTAA
- a CDS encoding DUF2842 domain-containing protein: MSARVRKLIGLFAILGFLALYVVAAVFVGERIPERWWAQLPYYAVVGFCWWLPLAPLFRWMSRGR; encoded by the coding sequence ATGTCCGCGCGCGTCCGCAAACTCATCGGCCTCTTCGCCATCCTGGGGTTCCTGGCGCTCTATGTCGTGGCCGCCGTGTTCGTCGGCGAGCGCATTCCCGAGCGCTGGTGGGCCCAGCTGCCCTACTACGCCGTCGTCGGCTTCTGCTGGTGGCTGCCGCTCGCGCCCTTGTTTCGCTGGATGAGCCGCGGGCGGTGA
- a CDS encoding PadR family transcriptional regulator, translating into MPEAIEIQLKKGALELCVLALLHQHDSYAYEIASRLSDTIGMGEGTIYPLMRRLQSDGLVETYLIESSSGPPRKYYRLTEAGKRSFASQQAAWKSFSGAVDDILGGAQ; encoded by the coding sequence GTGCCGGAAGCCATCGAAATCCAGCTGAAGAAGGGGGCGCTCGAACTCTGCGTTCTGGCCCTGCTGCATCAGCACGACAGCTACGCCTACGAGATCGCCAGCCGCCTGTCCGACACCATCGGCATGGGCGAAGGCACCATCTATCCGCTGATGCGGCGGCTGCAGTCGGACGGGCTCGTCGAGACCTACCTCATCGAGAGCTCGTCGGGACCGCCGCGCAAGTACTACCGGCTGACCGAGGCCGGGAAGCGCAGCTTCGCTTCGCAGCAGGCGGCCTGGAAGTCGTTCTCCGGGGCCGTCGACGACATCCTTGGAGGGGCGCAATGA
- the msrB gene encoding peptide-methionine (R)-S-oxide reductase MsrB: protein MSANVDRRGFLLGASLVAIGVTPGSAGAADAWADSPFRRLTDAEWKRRLPGPAYRVLRHEDTERPGSSPLNREKRKGAYQCAGCGLPLFKSDWKFESGTGWPSFYRAMPGAVATKTDYRIGIPRTEYHCARCLGHQGHVFDDGPRPTGLRYCNNGLALRFVPA from the coding sequence ATGAGCGCGAATGTCGATCGCCGCGGCTTCCTGCTGGGGGCCTCCCTCGTCGCCATCGGCGTGACGCCGGGCTCGGCCGGGGCGGCCGACGCCTGGGCCGACTCGCCGTTCCGCAGGCTCACCGACGCCGAGTGGAAGCGCAGGCTTCCGGGCCCGGCCTACCGCGTGCTCCGCCACGAGGACACCGAGCGCCCGGGCTCCAGCCCCCTGAACCGTGAGAAGCGCAAGGGCGCGTACCAGTGCGCCGGCTGCGGCCTGCCGCTGTTCAAGTCGGACTGGAAGTTCGAGAGCGGCACCGGCTGGCCCAGCTTCTACCGCGCCATGCCGGGCGCGGTGGCCACCAAGACCGACTACCGGATCGGCATTCCCCGCACCGAGTATCACTGCGCCCGCTGCCTGGGCCACCAGGGCCACGTCTTCGACGACGGGCCCAGGCCGACGGGGCTGCGCTACTGCAACAACGGCCTGGCGCTGAGGTTCGTCCCGGCCTGA
- a CDS encoding GIN domain-containing protein: protein MIRVLILIAVSGFVLALVTLSAAVAIGGPDAIARGGWYFGSRDWGSHHRFDWDPEFDLEDGPAPGPQATRTLAWTGERTLRVRVPAEVRYVQGEGPGTVTITGPSRTVERVVIEDGAIRLNRQHWINRRLTIVVTAPGVQRFDLAGATRLILDDYRQDELTLNLSGASDVRATGETGELDVDISGAGNADLGQLKTRDARVEISGAGHARIAPTGRADLEISGMGNITLVTEPAEIETDISGAGTIQRAKPQVEPAQPKTRT from the coding sequence ATGATCCGCGTCCTCATCCTGATCGCCGTGTCGGGCTTCGTGCTCGCCCTGGTCACCCTCTCCGCCGCCGTCGCCATCGGCGGGCCGGACGCCATCGCCCGTGGCGGCTGGTACTTCGGCTCCCGCGACTGGGGCTCGCACCATCGCTTCGACTGGGATCCCGAGTTCGACCTCGAGGACGGCCCCGCCCCCGGCCCGCAGGCCACCCGCACCCTGGCCTGGACCGGCGAGCGGACCCTGCGCGTCCGGGTGCCCGCGGAGGTCCGCTACGTCCAGGGCGAAGGCCCCGGCACGGTCACCATCACCGGCCCCTCGCGGACCGTGGAGCGGGTCGTGATCGAGGACGGCGCCATCCGGCTGAACCGCCAGCACTGGATCAACCGGCGCCTGACGATCGTGGTCACCGCCCCCGGCGTCCAGCGCTTCGACCTGGCCGGCGCGACCCGGCTGATCCTCGACGACTACCGCCAGGACGAGCTGACCCTGAACCTATCCGGCGCCTCGGACGTGCGCGCCACGGGCGAGACGGGCGAACTCGACGTCGACATCTCCGGCGCGGGCAACGCCGACCTCGGCCAGCTGAAGACCCGGGACGCGCGGGTCGAGATCTCGGGCGCAGGCCACGCGCGGATCGCGCCCACCGGCCGGGCCGACCTCGAGATCTCCGGCATGGGCAACATCACCCTCGTCACCGAGCCGGCCGAGATCGAGACCGACATCTCGGGCGCCGGGACGATCCAGCGGGCGAAGCCGCAGGTCGAGCCCGCCCAGCCCAAGACCAGGACCTGA
- a CDS encoding COX15/CtaA family protein, which produces MTSFLRSDRSKSVAVWLWGVAFLVLAMVVVGGATRLTGSGLSITEWKPVTGVIPPLSDAAWQAEFARYQAIPQYQQINRGMSLPQFQEIYWWEWGHRFLGRLTGLVFFVPFVWFAIRREIPKRLFLRLAGIFLLGALQGVVGWWMVASGLSERVYVAPERLMVHLGLAFALLAALVWTALDAWSGGARQTLPSPWGRRAAWLMALIYVQILLGALVAGNHAGLVYNDFPLMNGRLVPEDYAATTLWGTLAHSQGAVQLHHRLAAYLLTGVAIAVGWSAWRSNYLARDSKLLAVGVAAAVVLQACLGVATLMAQVPLALGIAHQVAAAVVLALATAFAWRVRRV; this is translated from the coding sequence ATGACTTCATTCCTGCGTTCCGACCGTTCCAAGTCCGTCGCCGTCTGGCTGTGGGGGGTGGCCTTCCTGGTCCTCGCCATGGTGGTGGTGGGCGGGGCGACCCGGCTGACGGGCTCGGGCCTGTCGATCACCGAATGGAAGCCGGTGACGGGGGTCATCCCGCCGCTGAGCGATGCGGCCTGGCAGGCCGAGTTCGCCCGCTACCAGGCGATCCCGCAGTACCAGCAGATCAACCGGGGCATGAGCCTTCCGCAGTTCCAGGAGATCTACTGGTGGGAATGGGGACACCGGTTCCTGGGGCGGCTGACCGGCCTCGTCTTCTTCGTCCCCTTCGTCTGGTTCGCGATCCGTCGCGAGATCCCGAAGCGGCTGTTCCTGCGGCTCGCCGGCATCTTCCTGCTGGGGGCGCTGCAGGGAGTGGTCGGCTGGTGGATGGTGGCGAGCGGCCTGTCGGAGCGGGTCTATGTCGCGCCCGAGCGGCTGATGGTCCACCTGGGACTCGCCTTCGCCCTGCTGGCCGCCCTGGTCTGGACGGCGCTGGACGCCTGGTCGGGCGGGGCGCGGCAGACGCTGCCCAGCCCCTGGGGCCGGCGCGCCGCCTGGCTGATGGCGCTGATCTACGTCCAGATCCTGCTGGGCGCCCTGGTCGCGGGCAACCACGCGGGGCTCGTCTACAACGACTTTCCGCTGATGAACGGGCGGCTCGTGCCCGAGGACTACGCCGCCACCACCCTGTGGGGGACGCTGGCCCATAGCCAGGGGGCGGTGCAGCTGCATCACCGTCTCGCCGCCTACCTGCTGACCGGGGTGGCGATCGCCGTCGGCTGGTCGGCCTGGCGCTCGAACTATCTGGCGCGGGATTCCAAGCTGCTGGCGGTCGGCGTCGCCGCCGCCGTGGTCCTGCAGGCCTGCCTGGGGGTGGCGACCCTGATGGCCCAGGTCCCGCTGGCGCTCGGCATCGCCCACCAGGTCGCCGCGGCGGTGGTCCTGGCGCTCGCGACGGCGTTCGCCTGGCGCGTGCGGCGGGTCTGA
- the phaC gene encoding class I poly(R)-hydroxyalkanoic acid synthase — MSEQTLPKGAKGKTAKPAQKPPLPEEPLAAIDPSPASAGPAAPAFDAAQGAIAEMALRQADRPSGLSPDPFHVAPALTEVMGRLAAQPDRLMRAQADLFARYLELWQSAARRMAGETVEPVAQPAKGDKRFADPDWTENPVFDIIKQSYLLTSGWLNGLVADVEGVDPMEKRRVEFFMKMLTDAFSPSNFLASNPAALKEVMATHGESLVRGMENFAADLQRGGGQLSIAQTDYDRFRIGENVATAPGKVVFRNDIIELIQYSPATEQVFEIPLVIFPPWINKFYILDLRPENSMIRWLVGQGITVFVASWVNPTPELSTRTFEDYMREGIYAGAAAAMEQCGTPHVNAVGYCIGGTLLSAALAHMAAKGVQPVASATFFAAQQDFSEAGDLLLFTNENWLKTLEQKMDEGGGVLSGQAMADTFNALRANDLIWSFFVNNYLLGKEPKPFDLLFWNSDQTRMPKTLHLFYLRKFYGENALAKGELVLDGVKLNLGDVKVPVYVQSSREDHIAPARSVFKGARLFGGPVTFTLAGSGHIAGVINAPAANKYQHWTCDRLPGTLEEWQAEAKEAPGSWWPHWAEWLKARSGKMVPARDPANGKLKPICDAPGEYVKVRS; from the coding sequence ATGAGCGAACAGACCCTTCCGAAGGGCGCCAAGGGCAAGACAGCCAAGCCGGCCCAGAAGCCGCCGCTCCCCGAGGAGCCCCTCGCCGCCATCGACCCCTCGCCCGCCTCCGCCGGACCCGCCGCGCCGGCCTTCGACGCCGCCCAGGGCGCCATCGCCGAGATGGCGCTGCGCCAGGCCGACCGCCCGTCCGGCCTCTCCCCCGACCCGTTCCACGTGGCCCCCGCCCTGACCGAGGTGATGGGCCGCCTGGCCGCCCAGCCCGACCGGCTGATGCGCGCCCAGGCCGACCTCTTCGCGCGCTATCTCGAGCTCTGGCAGTCGGCCGCCCGGCGGATGGCCGGCGAGACCGTCGAGCCGGTGGCCCAGCCCGCCAAGGGCGACAAGCGCTTCGCCGACCCCGACTGGACCGAGAATCCGGTCTTCGACATCATCAAGCAGTCGTACCTGCTCACCTCGGGCTGGCTGAACGGCCTCGTCGCCGACGTGGAAGGCGTCGACCCGATGGAGAAGCGCCGGGTCGAGTTCTTCATGAAGATGCTCACCGACGCCTTCTCGCCGTCGAACTTCCTGGCCTCCAACCCGGCGGCGCTGAAGGAGGTGATGGCCACCCACGGCGAGAGTCTGGTGCGGGGGATGGAGAATTTCGCCGCCGACTTGCAGCGCGGCGGCGGCCAGCTCTCGATCGCCCAGACCGACTACGACCGGTTCCGGATCGGAGAGAACGTGGCGACGGCGCCTGGAAAGGTCGTCTTCCGCAACGATATCATCGAGTTGATCCAGTATTCTCCCGCGACGGAGCAGGTCTTCGAGATCCCGCTGGTGATCTTCCCGCCCTGGATCAACAAGTTCTACATCCTCGACCTGCGGCCGGAGAACTCGATGATCCGCTGGCTGGTCGGCCAGGGGATCACGGTCTTCGTCGCCTCCTGGGTCAATCCCACGCCCGAGCTCTCCACGCGCACCTTCGAGGACTACATGCGCGAGGGGATCTACGCCGGCGCCGCCGCGGCCATGGAGCAGTGCGGCACGCCGCACGTGAACGCGGTCGGCTACTGCATCGGCGGCACCCTGCTCTCGGCCGCCCTCGCCCACATGGCCGCCAAGGGCGTACAGCCGGTCGCCTCGGCCACCTTCTTCGCGGCCCAGCAGGATTTCTCCGAGGCCGGCGACCTCCTGCTGTTCACCAACGAGAACTGGCTGAAGACGCTCGAGCAGAAGATGGACGAGGGCGGCGGCGTGCTCTCGGGCCAGGCCATGGCCGACACCTTCAACGCCCTGCGCGCCAACGACCTGATCTGGTCGTTCTTCGTGAACAACTACCTGCTTGGCAAGGAGCCCAAGCCGTTCGACCTGCTGTTCTGGAACTCGGACCAGACACGCATGCCGAAGACCCTGCACCTCTTCTACCTGCGCAAGTTCTACGGCGAGAACGCGCTGGCGAAGGGCGAGCTCGTGCTGGACGGGGTCAAGCTGAACCTCGGCGACGTGAAGGTCCCGGTCTATGTCCAGTCCTCGAGGGAGGACCACATCGCCCCGGCCCGCTCGGTGTTCAAGGGCGCCCGGCTGTTCGGCGGCCCGGTGACCTTCACCCTGGCCGGCTCGGGCCACATCGCCGGGGTCATCAACGCTCCGGCGGCCAACAAGTACCAGCACTGGACGTGCGACCGCCTGCCCGGGACTCTCGAGGAATGGCAGGCCGAGGCCAAGGAGGCGCCCGGCTCGTGGTGGCCGCACTGGGCCGAGTGGCTGAAGGCCCGCTCAGGCAAGATGGTCCCGGCCCGCGATCCGGCGAACGGCAAGCTCAAGCCGATCTGCGACGCCCCCGGGGAGTACGTGAAGGTCCGCAGCTAG
- the argC gene encoding N-acetyl-gamma-glutamyl-phosphate reductase has translation MAHTVFIDGEAGTTGLQIRQRLEGRRDLTLLSIDPARRKDPAARAELLNAADAVVLCLPDDAAKEAVAMITSDKVRVVDASTAHRVAPGWTYGFPELAPGHREAIRASKRVANPGCYPTGFIGLVRPLVEARLVPHDFPFTVNAISGYSGGGKGLIEEFEGQAPPEGTNDAFRAYGLPLAHKHLPEMQAYAGLYHAPLFAPSVGRYAQGMLVEVPLQLWAVAGKPTPRDLHDALVRAYAGEAFVEVADWDECLALQKERAGAAGYVRALDPEALNGTNRMRLFVFGQAVRGQARLVAILDNLGKGASGAAVQNLNLMLGLDEGAGL, from the coding sequence ATGGCCCACACAGTGTTCATCGACGGCGAGGCCGGCACGACCGGCCTGCAGATCCGCCAGCGGCTGGAAGGCCGCCGCGACCTTACGCTGCTCTCGATCGACCCGGCGCGCCGCAAGGACCCGGCCGCCCGGGCCGAGCTGCTGAACGCCGCCGACGCCGTCGTGCTGTGCCTGCCGGACGATGCGGCGAAGGAAGCCGTGGCGATGATCACCTCGGACAAGGTCCGCGTGGTGGACGCCTCGACCGCGCACCGCGTGGCGCCGGGCTGGACCTACGGCTTCCCCGAGCTGGCGCCCGGCCATCGCGAGGCCATCCGCGCCTCGAAGCGCGTGGCCAATCCGGGCTGCTATCCGACCGGCTTCATCGGCCTCGTCCGGCCCCTGGTCGAGGCGCGCCTCGTGCCGCACGACTTCCCGTTCACCGTCAACGCCATCTCCGGCTACTCCGGAGGCGGCAAGGGGCTGATCGAGGAGTTCGAGGGCCAGGCGCCGCCCGAGGGGACCAACGACGCCTTCCGCGCCTACGGCCTTCCCCTGGCGCACAAGCACCTGCCCGAGATGCAGGCCTACGCCGGCCTCTACCACGCCCCGCTGTTCGCCCCCTCGGTGGGCCGCTACGCCCAGGGGATGCTGGTGGAGGTTCCGCTGCAGCTCTGGGCCGTCGCCGGCAAGCCCACGCCGCGCGACCTGCACGATGCGCTCGTCAGGGCCTACGCCGGCGAAGCCTTCGTCGAGGTGGCCGACTGGGACGAGTGCCTGGCCCTGCAGAAGGAACGCGCCGGCGCGGCGGGCTATGTCCGTGCGCTGGACCCCGAAGCGCTGAACGGCACGAACCGGATGCGCCTGTTCGTGTTCGGCCAGGCGGTGCGCGGGCAGGCCCGGCTGGTCGCCATCCTCGACAACCTGGGGAAGGGCGCCTCGGGAGCGGCGGTGCAGAACCTCAATCTGATGCTGGGCCTCGACGAAGGCGCGGGCCTGTAG
- a CDS encoding integration host factor subunit alpha, producing the protein MKGATVTRADLCEAVHEQVGLTRQDCAELVERVLELMCQALERGEQVKLSGFGVFQVRSKRARMGRNPKTGEPAAIEPRRVIGFRASQVMKARVDQALSR; encoded by the coding sequence ATGAAGGGGGCGACGGTCACCCGGGCCGACCTCTGCGAGGCGGTCCACGAGCAGGTGGGCCTCACCCGCCAGGACTGCGCGGAACTCGTCGAACGGGTCCTCGAACTGATGTGCCAGGCCCTCGAGCGGGGCGAGCAGGTGAAGCTCTCGGGCTTCGGCGTCTTCCAGGTCCGCTCCAAGCGCGCCCGCATGGGCCGCAATCCCAAGACCGGCGAGCCCGCCGCCATCGAACCGCGCCGCGTGATCGGCTTCCGCGCCTCGCAGGTGATGAAGGCGCGGGTCGACCAGGCGCTGTCGCGGTGA